One window from the genome of Dermacentor silvarum isolate Dsil-2018 chromosome 7, BIME_Dsil_1.4, whole genome shotgun sequence encodes:
- the LOC119459129 gene encoding epoxide hydrolase 3 has product MISMCFATLHEKMIDKMVLINSMHPKAFMKQLFRSPTQMRMSWYQLPFRRPVVPEQYLILKDFAFFDDVHKGFTKEEEYAHKYMYSRPGALTGTINYYRAFNNDSDQLNKIPYRKINVTTLMLWGKKDEFITAPVARYNQEWLSKSLVVYYEGAGHFAQRECPTHVTERIREFASTGSVNVAEDTRWSWWKPATPMCSESKEAGAGWTAQSLPFIPDGAELPKTMTA; this is encoded by the exons ATGATCAGCATGTGCTTCGCCACTTTGCACGAGAAAATGATTGACAAGATGGTGCTCATCAACAGTATGCATCCCAAGGCCTTCATGAAGCAGCTTTTCCGTAGCCCTACGCAAATGAGGATGTCATG GTACCAGCTTCCATTCCGACGCCCTGTTGTGCCCGAGCAGTATCTGATCCTGAAAGACTTTGCCTTCTTCGACGATGTGCACAAGGGCTTCACGAAGGAGGAGGAATACGCCCACAAGTACATGTACTCGCGGCCAG GAGCACTGACGGGTACAATCAACTACTACCGCGCCTTCAACAACGACAGTGACCAGTTGAACAAGATACCCTACCGCAAAATCAATGTCACCACACTCATGCTTTGGGGCAAAAAAGATGAGTTCATTACCGCGCCCGTCGCCCGATACAACCAGGAGTGGTTGTCGAAGTCGCTGGTGGTCTACTACGAAGGAGCGGGTCACTTTGCACAGCGGGAATGCCCCACGCATGTGACCGAGCGCATCCGAGAATTTGCTAGCACCGGCAGCGTGAATGTGGCGGAGGACACCCGTTGGTCTTGGTGGAAGCCGGCCACACCCATGTGCAGCGAGTCCAAGGAAGCGGGTGCTGGATGGACAGCCCAAAGTCTTCCTTTCATTCCTGATGGCGCGGAGCTTCCCAAGACCATGACAGCATAG